A genomic region of Rhipicephalus sanguineus isolate Rsan-2018 chromosome 1, BIME_Rsan_1.4, whole genome shotgun sequence contains the following coding sequences:
- the LOC119396700 gene encoding uncharacterized protein LOC119396700 produces MDLLGPFPTSTYGNKWIAVATDYLTRYAETTPLPSGSATEVASFLVNIVLRHDAPEVLITDRGTIFNADLTQQILRLSHTMHRRTTAYHPQTNGLTERLKKTLADMLAMYADVEHKTSDEILPPVATILDAMLPHVAHESIHADVAGFLQRAEEVRQLARTRVKEQQHTDARFYNLRRRHLEYAPGDSVMVWTLIGRRGLTEKLLRYKITRRLGPLVHEIVPDGVTQSQVRAVRLKKFFER; encoded by the exons ATGGATCTGCTTGGCCCCTTTCCGACGTCGACGTACGGGAACAAGTGGATAGCGGTGGCAACAGactacctgacacgctacgccgagacaacgCCATTACCGTCCGGCAGTGCAACCGAGGTCGCTAGCTTCCTCGTGAACATCGTGCTCCGTCATGACGCACCCgaggtccttatcaccgacagaggtacgataTTCAATGCAGACCTCACGCAGCAGATCCTACGCTTGAGCCACACTATGCATCGTCGAACCacggcctaccacccgcagacaaacggcctcacAGAGCGTTTGAAGAAGAcactcgccgacatgctcgctatgtacgccgacgtcgagcacaagacttCTGACGAAATTCTCCC CCCTGTAGCGACCATACTGGATGCGATGCTGCCGCACGTCGCCCACGAGAGCATCCACGCTGACGTCGCCGGCTTCCTTCAACGCGCCGAGGAAGTCCGCCAGCTCGCTCGAACGCGCGTCAAAGAGCAGCAGCACACTGACGCCCGATTCTACAACCTCCGACGACGACACCTAGAGTACGCACCCGGTGATAGCGTTATGGTTTGGACACTGATTGGCCGCCGGGGGCTGACGGAGAAGCTCCTGCGCTACAAGATAACCCGACGACTCGGGCCACTAGTCCACGAAATTGTCCCTGATGGTGTCACACAATCGCAAGTCCGCGCCGTACGCCTCAAGAAGTTCTTTGAACGTTAG